Part of the Nicotiana sylvestris chromosome 2, ASM39365v2, whole genome shotgun sequence genome, ATTTCAGGGCTGACAAATTCCTCATCACTGCAAACGGTTTAGCCAAGGGTTACAACCAACTTGATCCAATCGCAGTTGGAGTTTGCTTCATCATCTGCATCATTGCAATTCGCAGCACAAAGGGCTCTTCTCGTCTCAACTACGTTGCCTCCATCATTCACATCGTCGTGATCATTTTCATCATTGTTTGTGGCCTAATCAAGTCTGACACCAAGAATTACACCCCCTTTACGCCATTTGGCGTGCGTGGTATTTTCAAGGCTTCTGCGGTTTTGTTCTTTGCTTATGTTGGTTTTGATGCTGTTTCAACTATGGCTGAGGAAACTAAGGATCCGGCTCGAGATATCCCTATTGGCCTAGTTGGTTCTATGGTGATTACCACAACTATATACTGTTTATTGGCTATAACACTCTGTCTTATGCAGCCTTATCAGAACATTGATCCTAAGGCTCCGTTTTCTATCGCGTTCAAAGCTGTGGGATGGAGTTGGGCGCAATATATTGTTGCTGCAGGTAGGGGAAGAGTTACAGCTGCGTTCAAATATTAATTTTATTACATGTACAGTATTAAACGTagaatactcttagcaaaattcCTGACTTTGCCATTGACTACAGGTGCGTTGAAAGGAATGACATCTGTTTTGCTGGTAGGCGCGGTTGGTCAGGCTCGTTATCTCACTCACATTGCACGGACTCACATGATGCCTCCGTGGTTTTCCTATGTTGATGCAAAAACAGGAACGCCCGTCAATGCCACGGCCGTCATGATGAGTGGTACCGCGATCGTTGCCTTCTTCACGAAGCTCGAAATTCTCTCCAATCTTCTCTCGATCTCAACACTTTTCATTTTCATGCTCGTGGCGCTCGCTCTCCTCGTTCGTCGTTACTATGCGAGCGGCGTGACAACAAATGCAGACCGCAACAAGCTAATTGTGTGCCTATTGCTCATCCTCGGGTCCTCAATTGCCACGGCTGCTTATTGGGGACTTAGTGAGAATGGATGGATAGCATACTGCATTACTCTGCCTGTTTGGTTTATGGCAACTGCGGGAATTAGCATATTTGTTCCTCAAGCTCGTAATCCAAAGCTATGGGGTGTGCCTCTTGTGCCTTGGTTGCCATCAGCCTCCATTGCCATTAACATTTTCCTACTAGGCTCAATAGACAAAGATTCGTTCATAAGATTTGCTGGCTGGACCGGGTTTCTTTTGGTGTATTACTTCTTTTTTGGGCTACATGCTTCTTATGACACCGCAAAGGAGTTGGAACGGAGCAAAGGGTGGAAGAATAATATTGAAGAAGGAAATGCGGTTAGCTCTAATGTGTTAAAACATGCTTCTCCTGTTGCTTCTGGTAACTGAATTGTGTCTAAATGTTACAGCGTTATGTTCCTAGTGCTCCTATTTTATTTGCCTTGATTCATGCATATGATGTTAGTCCGTTGTACAGACTGTTTCTACAGTAAACTAGTGAACGATGCTGCAATGTACCTAACGCTATCGTTGAATTAACTTAGGAAGAGTTTTAACTTCTATGTACtgataatataaaaatatgtatCCGATCAGGTCATGTGTTAGGTATATAGGTAAATTTCTCGATAAACATTAATTGTGAATATGATTATGATTGGTAAAAAAACATATAGGTTAAATTAACAGTATCTTTATAAACAACAACGTTAGCTTATCCGAGGATCTGATAACTGTTTTCCACAACCCCAAAATACAAAATCCTCTCTTTCTAAGGTCAACctccaaaaaagaagaaggaaaaaccaGCCCAGCCTAGGGCTGCTTATCGagcggttatttactcttaacggttCAGCTTATCGATTATTGGATTTTAAATGTATTAATTAATTCACTAGCCACCGATAAGATCGGACGATTTATAGGCCTAGTTGAATATGTATTAGAGAGGACTATTTTGGTCTTTCGTATTACACTGTTACTAGTAAATACTAGCAAAAAGCCAGTTTACTTTGCATGTATTCCCACCATTTTTACCGTTACTTCAATGGTCGTAAAACACAAGCCACTGCTTGTTAGTCATCGATGGATTTTAACTTAATCAAACTGCAGCACATTGGATGAAATGTATGATCTCTCGACAGAATTGGATGGATAAATCATTCCCCTCGAGGCCAGCCActaaaaaaagataaagaaaatggtgcaacagaaaaaaaaaaaaaaaaaaaaaagcttcaaAGTTTGACAATTAGAGATAAAACCGATAAGCcgttaattttttatatatatatatatatatatatatatatattcttaacgggttaacggtTTATCTgataagaaaattgaataatccgcctTAAACCGATAAGccttaataataaaatttcaatcTGTTTCCCATCCggtaaaccgataacccaataccAATAAGTCATTAAGCCACTTTTGCGGTTTAGTTTTCGGTTCCGGTTAGGTTTTGAACACCCCTAACACAACCCATTTAACCATAAAACCAAGggggaaaaaattaaaaaaaaagccaGATTCACAACTggtaattcaaaaatagccacagttttaaaagtaatgaaAATTTAGTGGCTTTTTCATGTAAAGAATAAATCTGAACAAAGACATCCTTAAAAATCCGGAAATATTCttacataatatgctggagttcaaataTTTTACATATGAGCTTActgcataatatgctggaatttcataatatgctggagttccaatataatacgCGGGATGTTTATATGTAGGAGCTCCAtaatccagtatattatgctggaacatTCCGCATGCTGGAGTTCCAtgataatatgctggaagtttatatgcTGGAGCTCCATGAGCTTCATAAtccgcatattatgctggaactttccgtgtgctggagttccaacataacatgctggaagtttatatgcAGGAGCTCCATAATCCCGCATATTGTGCTGGAACTTTCCATGTTTCAGCAAAACAATAACTATTTTCATTGACTTTACAAAAACTGACTATTTTTTTATTAACAGTCCAAAAACTGACCAGTCCGTGCTATTTTCACTAAAACCAATTCTTCCTTGGCCCTTTTCCGCTTGAGATCAAAACAAAAGCCAAACCCTAAGTGCCCTTTTCCACTTTCACCAGAATTAAACCTCTGCGATAAGAAAATGTTATTTCAACTCCTTTTTCAGGAAAATAACGAGTATAAAATCATACCAACTAGCGGAAT contains:
- the LOC104217533 gene encoding cationic amino acid transporter 1-like, with translation MGTGSDQAITESGGGIRRRNCFCTKDDFLPEESFKSWSNYANALRETPTRLIERVLTRSGDEAELESKSRSQHEMKKTLNWWDLIWFGMGAVIGAGIFVLTGLEASQDAGPAVVLSYAVSGVSALLSVFCYTEFAVEIPVAGGSFAYLRVELGDFVAFIAAGNILLEYVIGGAAVARSWTSYFATLLNFRADKFLITANGLAKGYNQLDPIAVGVCFIICIIAIRSTKGSSRLNYVASIIHIVVIIFIIVCGLIKSDTKNYTPFTPFGVRGIFKASAVLFFAYVGFDAVSTMAEETKDPARDIPIGLVGSMVITTTIYCLLAITLCLMQPYQNIDPKAPFSIAFKAVGWSWAQYIVAAGALKGMTSVLLVGAVGQARYLTHIARTHMMPPWFSYVDAKTGTPVNATAVMMSGTAIVAFFTKLEILSNLLSISTLFIFMLVALALLVRRYYASGVTTNADRNKLIVCLLLILGSSIATAAYWGLSENGWIAYCITLPVWFMATAGISIFVPQARNPKLWGVPLVPWLPSASIAINIFLLGSIDKDSFIRFAGWTGFLLVYYFFFGLHASYDTAKELERSKGWKNNIEEGNAVSSNVLKHASPVASGN